The Raphanus sativus cultivar WK10039 chromosome 6, ASM80110v3, whole genome shotgun sequence sequence GGTTTAATGAAAACATTGGTATAAAAAAGGCTCTTGTGTTTTACACTGGAAAGCCACCCAAAGGTGTTAAAACCAATTGGATCATGCATGAGTATCGACTTGCCGAATCCATCACGCCCAAAAGAGTGACCCATGCTAGGAACGGTGGCCAAGTCAATAATTTGGGAGATCTGAATTTGAAGTCTAAAGAATACTCAATGAGGGTAAGGtcttaaaaatacttttattattaATGGTGTATTAttatgttaacaaaaaaatatgatgttTTTAATTCAGTTAATAggagaaaaataatttgattatgTTGTTTAGTTGAAGTATACTGTATATACGAATagatcatttttaattaaaaactgcTTATTCAGCACCTATGTTGATTGTTTTATGATTTTCCTCAATacttaatgatttttattttccttattcTCTTGCAGCTGGATGATTGGGTGCTTTGCAGGATTTACAAGAAATCACACGCTTCACTATCATCAGCAGAGGTTGCTTCAGCTACAAGCGATGATCAAGAACATGAGGAAAATGGCAACGAACCATTTGTAGTCAGCGAACCCCTTTTGCCAAACGATCAAACCCTTAAACGCCAGAAGTCTTCTTTCTCCAACTTACTAGACGCTACAGATTTCACGTTCTTGACAAACTTTCTAAACGAGACTCCGGAAAATCGTACTGAATCAGACTTTTCTCTCATGTTTGGAGATTTCGCAAACCCTGACATCTATGGAAACCGTTACCTGGATCACAAGTTACCGAAGTTGAGCTCTCCAACTTCAGAGACCAGAGTTATCGGAAACAAAAGAGAACGATTGGACTATTCTGAAGAAATGATCAACACTTCGAAGAAGATGATCAACAACTTTAGTTACAATAATAGCATGGATCATTTGGATCATAGTATGGTTCAACAATCTAGTTTCC is a genomic window containing:
- the LOC108806933 gene encoding NAC transcription factor 47: MIRKDPRSSLPPGFRFHPTDEELILHYLRKKVSSSPVPLSIIADVDIYKSDPWDLPAKAPFGEKEWYFFSPRDRKYPNGARPNRAAASGYWKATGTDKLIAVPNREGFNENIGIKKALVFYTGKPPKGVKTNWIMHEYRLAESITPKRVTHARNGGQVNNLGDLNLKSKEYSMRLDDWVLCRIYKKSHASLSSAEVASATSDDQEHEENGNEPFVVSEPLLPNDQTLKRQKSSFSNLLDATDFTFLTNFLNETPENRTESDFSLMFGDFANPDIYGNRYLDHKLPKLSSPTSETRVIGNKRERLDYSEEMINTSKKMINNFSYNNSMDHLDHSMVQQSSFLNQEFLMSPPHLHYQG